A part of Winslowiella toletana genomic DNA contains:
- a CDS encoding sugar-binding transcriptional regulator, with the protein MEKNTLSQDIELLTEIAVAYYQDEITQEEIARKFGISRIKVGRLLKRAKEEGIVEINVRYHPVFSTRLEQQLLQRFSLQRALIALDHPDDEEQRRQVAALVAMHLSQTLKDNSVVAVGQGRNVAAVADHPGSVPTRNCHFISGIGGTHRPGDAINADHISRRLAKKFGGISETLYAPAYVENRALKEAFMQNGTIKETLDRARKADIALVGIGDMNENSYMVKLGWFSPHEIIDASLNQGVTGDVAGYDFFNAQGEHVDTVMNDRVIGVSIEELRKIPCVIAIASENTKAMAILGALRTGAIDIIATSAQNVRTLLNMTK; encoded by the coding sequence ATGGAAAAAAACACGTTATCTCAGGACATCGAGCTGCTGACGGAAATTGCGGTTGCTTATTACCAGGATGAGATCACTCAGGAAGAGATTGCGCGTAAGTTTGGTATCTCGCGCATTAAAGTCGGACGCTTATTAAAACGCGCCAAAGAGGAAGGCATCGTTGAGATCAATGTCCGCTACCATCCGGTGTTCAGCACCCGTCTTGAACAGCAGCTGCTGCAACGTTTTTCACTACAACGCGCGCTGATTGCTCTTGACCATCCCGATGATGAAGAGCAGCGACGTCAGGTTGCGGCGCTGGTGGCGATGCACCTGTCACAAACGTTAAAAGATAATTCAGTGGTGGCGGTGGGACAGGGGCGCAACGTGGCGGCGGTCGCCGATCATCCGGGCAGTGTGCCGACGCGCAACTGCCACTTTATCAGCGGTATTGGCGGCACTCACCGGCCTGGTGACGCAATCAATGCCGATCATATCAGCCGCCGTCTGGCGAAGAAATTTGGCGGCATCAGCGAAACGCTGTATGCCCCGGCGTATGTGGAAAATCGTGCGTTAAAAGAAGCCTTTATGCAGAACGGCACCATTAAAGAGACACTGGATCGCGCGCGTAAAGCCGATATCGCGCTGGTCGGTATTGGCGATATGAACGAAAACAGCTATATGGTTAAGCTCGGCTGGTTCAGTCCGCATGAAATTATTGATGCCAGTCTGAATCAGGGCGTTACCGGTGATGTGGCGGGCTATGACTTCTTTAATGCGCAGGGCGAACATGTTGATACGGTGATGAACGATCGCGTGATTGGCGTCAGTATCGAAGAGCTGCGCAAAATCCCCTGTGTGATTGCTATCGCCTCGGAAAACACCAAAGCGATGGCGATTCTTGGCGCATTGCGCACCGGGGCGATTGATATTATTGCCACCTCGGCGCAGAACGTGCGCACATTATTAAATATGACCAAATAG
- a CDS encoding phosphogluconate dehydrogenase C-terminal domain-containing protein, whose protein sequence is MSTQLTTITVIGAGGKMGMRISANLQNSDYQLFYCESAPQAQAQVTAQGREISDAESVVPLSDVVILAVPDIVLGKVSELVVPQMKAGATLLTLDPAAAYANLIALRDGIHYAVAHPCHPSVFLERYTKEEHADAFGGVAAIQHVAASFESGSDAQKAELSKVISVMYGPVEQVHWVTVTQLAYLEPTLVETVACMVGAFMKEALDETVKHSGVPEEAAKAMLYGHIQIALAVAFRATNPFSDACMIAMEYGREKIVKPDWKQIFDQKELDIVIARMLKIDAIRR, encoded by the coding sequence ATGAGCACACAATTAACCACCATCACCGTGATTGGCGCAGGCGGCAAAATGGGCATGCGCATTTCCGCCAACCTGCAGAACAGCGACTATCAGCTGTTTTACTGTGAGAGCGCGCCACAAGCGCAGGCGCAGGTCACCGCGCAGGGGCGTGAGATCTCTGATGCTGAATCCGTGGTGCCATTAAGTGATGTGGTGATCCTTGCGGTACCGGACATCGTGCTGGGCAAAGTTTCTGAGCTGGTGGTACCGCAGATGAAAGCAGGCGCCACACTGTTAACCCTCGATCCGGCGGCAGCCTATGCCAACCTGATTGCGCTGCGCGACGGCATTCATTACGCGGTAGCACACCCGTGCCATCCGTCAGTGTTCCTTGAGCGTTATACCAAAGAAGAGCATGCGGATGCTTTTGGCGGCGTAGCGGCGATTCAGCATGTCGCGGCGTCATTTGAGAGCGGCAGCGACGCGCAGAAAGCGGAGCTGAGCAAAGTGATTAGCGTGATGTACGGCCCGGTTGAGCAGGTGCACTGGGTCACGGTAACCCAGCTGGCTTATCTGGAACCGACACTGGTGGAGACCGTGGCCTGTATGGTCGGGGCCTTTATGAAAGAAGCACTGGATGAGACAGTGAAACATTCAGGCGTGCCGGAAGAAGCGGCAAAAGCGATGCTCTACGGCCATATTCAGATCGCGCTGGCGGTGGCGTTCCGCGCCACTAACCCGTTCTCTGATGCCTGCATGATCGCCATGGAATATGGCCGCGAGAAAATTGTGAAACCCGACTGGAAACAGATTTTCGATCAGAAAGAGCTGGATATCGTGATTGCCCGCATGCTGAAAATCGACGCCATTCGTCGTTGA
- a CDS encoding sugar phosphate isomerase/epimerase family protein encodes MAIGLSTYAFFWRSSARVPAPLNLAQMLEQTAAMGVKLFQICDYPQIESWSDTELQALRQQADRLGIELELGTRGLQTSHLQRYLQLASILQVTVIRSMFNSASHRPTLVEAAALIETILPQFERQQVKLCLETYEQVNSAEMMAVITRFPSAYLGVCLDPANCVAALEQPQQVIANTAGRVLNLHIKDFAFSRQEGWVGFTLAGAPLGEGLLDYDLLIAQVRPDERGINQIVEHWLPWQQDAQSTCQREAEWTQQSVDFLRHRQPQE; translated from the coding sequence ATGGCTATCGGATTAAGCACTTACGCGTTTTTCTGGCGCAGTTCGGCGCGGGTTCCGGCGCCACTGAACCTGGCGCAGATGCTGGAACAGACCGCCGCCATGGGGGTGAAGCTGTTTCAGATCTGTGATTACCCGCAGATTGAAAGCTGGAGCGACACTGAGTTACAGGCACTGCGCCAGCAGGCCGACCGCCTCGGTATTGAACTGGAGCTGGGCACTCGCGGACTGCAAACCTCCCATCTGCAACGCTATTTGCAGCTGGCCAGCATTCTGCAGGTCACAGTGATTCGTTCAATGTTTAACAGCGCCAGTCATCGTCCGACGCTGGTGGAAGCGGCGGCGCTGATTGAGACTATCCTGCCGCAGTTTGAAAGGCAGCAGGTAAAACTGTGCCTGGAAACCTATGAACAGGTGAACAGCGCCGAGATGATGGCGGTGATTACGCGTTTTCCTTCCGCTTACCTTGGTGTCTGTCTTGATCCCGCCAACTGTGTCGCAGCGCTGGAGCAACCGCAACAGGTGATCGCCAATACCGCCGGGCGGGTGCTGAATCTGCATATTAAAGATTTTGCCTTTAGCCGGCAGGAGGGTTGGGTTGGCTTTACGCTGGCTGGCGCGCCGCTGGGTGAGGGACTGCTCGACTATGACCTGCTGATTGCGCAGGTGCGCCCTGATGAGCGCGGCATTAACCAAATCGTAGAACACTGGCTGCCGTGGCAGCAGGATGCACAGAGCACCTGCCAGCGCGAAGCGGAGTGGACCCAACAAAGCGTTGATTTTTTACGTCACAGACAACCCCAGGAGTAA